Proteins encoded by one window of Lathyrus oleraceus cultivar Zhongwan6 chromosome 1, CAAS_Psat_ZW6_1.0, whole genome shotgun sequence:
- the LOC127082168 gene encoding uncharacterized protein LOC127082168, protein MGSSSAFFVICILHSIIAITSGALMMFYMKEVYTFGHGVQTATKLLGSTPHDQLLIKTSDSFSGLLLVAIGFLIFMVSFVKDRDFQHLFAKGCILLHVFMALWRIYFERKVEDLAWDWLRQTVGDVLLALSWVFFLIYSWREKYD, encoded by the coding sequence ATGGGATCGTCATCGGCGTTCTTCGTCATCTGCATTCTCCACTCTATCATCGCGATCACAAGTGGAGCTCTCATGATGTTCTACATGAAAGAAGTCTACACTTTCGGTCACGGTGTTCAAACGGCGACGAAGCTTCTCGGATCCACGCCGCACGATCAGCTCCTCATCAAAACCTCCGATTCGTTCTCCGGTTTGCTGCTGGTTGCTATTGGATTTCTCATTTTCATGGTTTCGTTTGTTAAGGATCGGGATTTTCAACACTTGTTTGCTAAGGGGTGTATTTTGTTGCATGTGTTTATGGCGTTGTGGAGGATCTACTTTGAAAGGAAggttgaagatcttgcttgggATTGGCTTAGACAAACTGTTGGTGATGTTCTCTTGGCACTTTCGTGGGTTTTCTTCCTTATTTACTCTTGGAGAGAGAAGTATGATTAG